The window GCCCTCGACCTCACCGACGACCTCGTGGACCTTGACCTGGTTGGGCACGTTCGGGTCGCGGCGCTTGTGGACGATCGCGAGCGGGGCGCCGAGGCGGTCGGTCCACATGTCGGCGACGCGGACGCGGCCGGCGTCCGGGGAGACGACCGTGAGGCGGTTGCGGTCGACGCGGTTGCCGACGTAACGGGTCAGCAGCGGCAGCGCGAACAGGTGGTCGACGGGGCCGTCGAAGAAGCCCTGGATCTGCGCGGTGTGCAGGTCGACGGAGATGAGGCGGTCGGCGCCGGCGGTGCGGAACAGGTCCGCGATCAGGCGCGCCGAGATCGGCTCACGGCCGCGGTGCTTCTTGTCCTGGCGGGAGTAGCCGTAGAACGGCATCACGACGGTGATGCGCTTGGCCGAGGCGCGCTTGAGCGCGTCGACCATGATCAGCTGCTCCATGATCGCCTGGTTGATCGGCGTCGCGTGGCTCTGGATCACGAAGGTGTCCGCGCCGCGGACCGACTCCTGGAACCGCACGTAGATCTCGCCGTTGGCGAAGTCGAGCGCGGTCGTGGGGGTCGGCTCGATACCGAGCTCCGAGGCGATCTCCTCGGTCAATTCGGGGTAGGCGCGGCCCCCCATGACGAGCAGCTTCCGCTCGCCGGTGGTCGTGATACCCGTCATGGGTCTGCTCCTCCGGGGCCCTGGCGTCGGATGCGGTGGGGACGCTAGGCAGCAGTGTCCTTCATGCCCGGTTCATCGCGCGAATCGGGGGAGTTCAGGACCCGTTCGTCCGATCGGGGCCCGCCTCCCGCGCCGCCGCGGCCGCCTTCGCCGACTTCGAGTCCGGGCGCTTGCGCTCGACCCAGCCCTCGACGTTGCGCTGCTTGCCGCGGGCAACGGCCATCGCCCCGGG of the Sporichthya polymorpha DSM 43042 genome contains:
- a CDS encoding ribose-phosphate diphosphokinase; the encoded protein is MTGITTTGERKLLVMGGRAYPELTEEIASELGIEPTPTTALDFANGEIYVRFQESVRGADTFVIQSHATPINQAIMEQLIMVDALKRASAKRITVVMPFYGYSRQDKKHRGREPISARLIADLFRTAGADRLISVDLHTAQIQGFFDGPVDHLFALPLLTRYVGNRVDRNRLTVVSPDAGRVRVADMWTDRLGAPLAIVHKRRDPNVPNQVKVHEVVGEVEGRTCVLVDDMIDTAGTITQAADALFENGAADVIVAATHAILSGPAVDRLKNSRISEVVVTNTLPIEEERRFDKLTVLSIAPLIARAIREVFDDGSVTSLFEGQG